GCGCGACATCACTGGCCTAGTTTGGAGAACGGCTTTACTCTCAGTCGAGTCCAAACTCCAAAACATAATCTTCATGTACAAGGCGGGCCTCCCGTTCCCTTAGTTAAATGTCATTACCTCATCTACATCCATAAATGATCTACAGTTAGGTGAAAATGTGAACATTTAGCCACTGAAGGTAAACTCATGTTCCCCTAACAGTTAATCAACTAGACAGCTAACTACGTGAGCTAGCTAAATGACTTGTCAACTTCGAGTCCTTTGAGTGTCATGCTGACTGACTCAGCTTTGCTGGGATGTAATGTTACATCAAGTCTTatatgttcatgaatgtacgaATACAACGATCAATACAACGCGATAAACTGAAAGATACCAAAAATAAGGTTAGCTTTGCCGAGAACTCTTCCCGCTAGCCTGACTCCCTTTGTTGTAAACATTGTCCAAACAAGCTAACTACCTAGCACGCTAGCACCCATTAGCCATGACTATTTACAACAGACAAATCATGATAGTTTATGTTTTTACCAAATTGTCACCCCGTTAACAAGACAGACATGTCAAGAGACAATTcgaatgggggaaaaaacagtaaCTACACCCACCGTTCAGGATTTCTTCCGTCAAAGTAAACAAAATCGCCACTCTGAATACATCGGGCACAGGTCAGTCTACGTCGAGCAGTGTTACAGAGGGGACACCGCTCAACTGCTACATAGAGACCCTCGGCATCGTCCACAGATTCTACCATCAGCGATCCCGGCAACAGTGCTGCAGTCGATGAAGACGGATGATGCGGGCGAGGAGGTAGTCGGGCCCCAGGCATTCCCCCTAAAGTCCCCTCACCAGGACCGACTTCTTTTGCTGCGGGGGATGCCATTGAACCGGTGTTTATCTGTGGTATTGTCCTTGAAAAGACTCAAAGTCCTCTCCCTGCATTGTTAGAGACATACAATTAAGACTGGAAGCACAACCAGTCCAATTCCTGCCGATATGCAGGTCAGAAATTATTAGTCACTGTTCAGCTTTACCTCCTGCGAACCACGTGATTcactttgtttgtgtatgtacggTCACGTGGAAAAGCAAAGCGTCAACTAAAAGGGGATAGTGCGTCAGTTACGCAATGCTCGATTTCCACCAATGGGAAGCATAGACAAGCTTTCAACCCCAGAGAAGACCTAACATAGCATTTGAAACTTGTGCATCGTTGCAAAATTAGGTAATATCTAGTTACCAACTGCAGAAACTCAAAATATGTTGTAAAAGAACAAAACTGCAGCCATGCACTAAGTTTTATTCCTCCTGTTGTACCTCTGTATATACGCTAGACTACTGCCAAACTTCACAGTCCAATATCTTTCTTTAGCATTGTTTATTAAATATTATACATTTTCAAgtttaaacaaaagaaaatcacaACAGAAACAGGTAATCCATACATCCacaaaacaatgttatcaatGCACTAAATATGacgttattaaaaaaaatctataccGATGTTTACAAAACTGAAAAGGAACAGATTAACACTTCAAGTGCTCTCACTTCTGCAATACAACTTGCTACCCATTAAgtgtaggctacacacacacacacacacacaagtccatcCTCTTCAAATAAGTGCAAACcatctttactgttttctgaaTCCTTTTAGAATTGGGTAGATGTGTTCAAATGCTTCATAAATCTCAGTTCGCTCTTTGGCGCCTGCaatagacacagagacacaaggcATTCAGACAATATAGACTCAACATCTGAGTGAAATACAAATTCAGTGCACACAAAATTAAAGATTGCACgttaaaaagaagagagaaaaaagactaTATAGTAGGTGACCAGATGAAATGTCATCTGAAattaacacagaaacacagggatTTCCAGGCCCACCTGTCAGTACCACTTTGCCCGACACGAAGATGAGCAGTACGATGCGCGGCTTCACCATCCTGTAGATCAAACCTGGGAAGAGCTCTGGCTCATAGCTTGCAGGGTAGATATCAGTACAGTTATTAAACAGGATATCTACACAGTAACGAGTATCAAGAGCAGAATTCATTTGCACACAAATGTTTCTCAGCTCGGCTCAAATGTTACTCAAATGTAATCTCAGCTTTTATGGACATATTTTAGTATGTAATCAGTCAACCATCATGATTTGAATCATGGACCTTGAGCCTGGGAAAAAGACATGCTAACCACAAGGCTGAAAGCCATAGCCTCTAATCTTGTGGTGTACACTGCACAATGCTAACTCGCTTGCCTACAGTACAAGTACAAATAAGGCTAAGACCTACAAAGAGtacaaatagttttttttggGAGGAGAGTGCATCTGATTTGACTATAAAAAGAAACAATATTGAAGTCTCCAGTTGAATGAAATAGCTGTATTTATCTAATAAAAAAACAGGACTGTCTTGAAGAGGGTCACGCAGTCCTACCTGCTGAACTGTTGGTGAGTTAGCACCAGGCCCTCGAGTCGGATGGGGAACAGGACGTCACAGCTTCCCACCATGTTCTGGATCTTGAAGTCAAGGAATTTGGCTGGGAAACCCAGCTTCTGCACCACACGAGCATACTTGCGGGCAGCAAGCCTGGACGCTTCTTCGCTGTTTTGGAACAAACATGGCCAAGAAAGCAAATCAACACTTCTCCCCAATGTCATTACGACCTAAACCGGAGGACTACCAATCCCTGcagaaatgtaaatatgaatgttACTAGTGAAGGCaagaaaaatataataatgaagCCAAGTAAACCCATCACACCTCTTAATAGCATGAGAACCTATGCATGTGTCTTTTCGGTAGATGAGGAACAAACTTAATGCAACTGATAAATTACACGTGTTTATCAGGGTTAATCAAAACTGAGGAAACCACTAAATGCAAGGAAcgtttttttacatttattccaGTAACCAATGATGTGAATATGTCTctggctgagtgagtgagtgagtgagagaaagaaagtgtgtgtgagagagagacttcattGATTCCAAAGGAAACTGAagcatccagtagcttatatgACATATACAAAAGTACCAAATACCAATAAACAGGGGGGAACATTTCCTAACTTTCACAGTACCTTTCCTCTATACCTTGAACTAAAATGCACCATGACAGTATtattaaacataaacatattgcAATAGAGCATTGGACAGGCTCTTATGTTCCTCATTACAATGCTTGCCTCTTGGCTCCAGTGCAGACCATCTTTCCTGAGCTGAAGATGAGTGCTGTTGTCCTGGGATCCCTGATCCTCATGATGACAGCAGCGAAACGCTACAACACAACATGACGGCATCTTTCAGAGGCAGTTTGTGTGGTCATACCTACCCTATGTCTAACAGTTaacaactaaacaaaaaaaatgtcattcaaAAGAGATCTTAGCTGCTTTTGAGCAAATACCAAGACACATCTGCAGTATATGCAGGAGAAATTAAGTTCCCCACTACACAGAATCAACATGAAGAGTGTATAAAAAAGTGATAGCATGCATAACTGACTGAATTTGATTACACATTTACCTTAGGATTGTATTCAGCATTTCTGGCTTGGAGTGCAATGGACTTTAGGTCAAGGCGGCAATCCAAATTCACTGTTGACACAATGTTCCTGCCACAATAACATTAAAGATGTTTAATTGTTCATACTTTTGAGAAATTTAAGAATACACACTATATTAATAAACACTGGGATTTGGAATGACAGCCTCTTGTTAAACCTGCCTCAAAACAAGGTGTGCTACTACATTAAAAACCTCCATCTCTTTTACAGTACTACAACCATCttatcaaacaacaacaagttGACGCACTGAAGCTGTGGGATGATTTTGGAGCTCTCTGTTAGTGGCGTCATGGGGGCCATGGGTGTCATTGGGCTCATGGAAAGAGAGCCGAAGGGAGAAGCCACAGGTGGGACCTGTCCATTCTGCCCGGTCGCGGCCACTGCCGTCGCCTCCTCAGGTGCATCTGTGTAAACACCACTGTCGTTGAGAGTCTGCTGATGCAGGGCTGCATGCTGTGACGAGTTTTGCACTGGCTCGTCCTGTGTGCTGAGCTCATCGGGCAGGAAGCTGAGGTCCAGGTCCTCAGATAGGTCCTTATCCTGTTCCCCACTTATGGATGCGAGGAAGGAGGGGTCTTGGAGCTGCAATGGGCCCTGCAAGCCCATGTCCCCCTCAAACATGTAATCAGTGGGGTCCTGGagtcacattgtgtgtgtgtgtgtgtgtgtgtatgtggaggtgggggaaacacaaacaaaatgtctgAGTGACAGGACTTGAGCAGTGCACCAAGAGTGAAGCATGCACATTAGAAGTGCCTTCTTATAATTTACATGGCAAGATTGTGGCAATGATGATTTATTAAGAAATGAGCATGACAAATCTATAAAATGTCCACTCATTCTTCTGTTTGGGCTGTCTAGGTCAGGATTGGTCAGCATGTTTAATGAACATAATCTATCAAATGATGCATTGTTCTCACTGTCGAAGGGTAAGAAAACTGTTATGGTAATGAGTAGAGTGGAGTCAACAATTAAACCGAAAGACTACAGTTTCTCAGTCGTGTAACTTGTAACACTTGTAACACTGGCAGAAGTGTGCGAAAAATAGCTAGGCCTACTTACATTTACAGCCTCCCGAAAATACCCCTCCATTGACGCTTCGTCATccatgacatttatttatttacactgaATAAGCTTAGCACTCAGACTTTGTGCCGCAGTTTACGTTTGATAGTAGGCTACACTGTGCTTGATTTCCCCGGGTTTTAGATAAATTGGCAGCATCTGTCAATCAGGGTGGGTTACGCACGTGGGTTACGGGCGTGAAAGACAAAGCATAGACGTGATTGGGTATTTTTCTTTGAAGCGTTTTTTTGCTTACAAAATTCTCCTTATTTCAAAATATAATATTAGACCAAAGGGCCTTAAACCAAAACTTAATTTGACATATTTTCAGTCTCCAACCAATAGAGGGAGACATCTGAAAAATGCATGCACGATTTGAGCGGAACACACCGCACTTGAGCATGCTGGTTGTCAGATCTGTCAACATAGACAAGTAGTTACTATGTTTACATGTGACCTACTTTTTTAACGAAATGTTAACATGACTAATTACGCATATAGGTAATCACTAGAACGTGATTTAATGCACCACTATGTCATGGAGGACAGCATTGACAACGTGAAGAATTGTCTTAGAGATTTTCCCAAAGAAGCTCGAGGTTAGTGGCTTAGATGCTAAGAATCTGAGTGATAGTAGCTACATTCTGACATGTAGGTAAAGATTAATATTAAAATCATTGTAAATTCGTATTCTGATTAGTTCGGGTAGCTATATTTTACTCTTAACACCATAACGTAGTTTCACTAGCTGAGAGTCGACGTCCAGCCATGTAACATTAACTTATTTGCTTTGCTGGGTGTCTCTAAATGCTTTATGTTAAAACAAGAAAGCCTCATGAATGGGTTTTCAGAGAAATGTCTAGGCCCTACTAGATTTTAAATGTAGTATACTACTGCAGTGCAGGGTAGAGGTCCATGAAGTTCTTCGGAAACACACCCCTATGTTGAAATGAGTGAATTCAATAATATAGTTCAGTTATTTGTATTCAATGTCATGCACATTTGCTGTACCCAACTAGAGCTTTATCTGAATGAAACGGTGCCATATCTGGAGAGGCCTCCATCTGCACTGCAGTTCTATCGCGAGTGGATTGGTCCCAACAAACCATGCATCATCCGCAATGCATTCGATCACTGGCCAGCACTGTCCAAGTGGAATCCAACTTACCTCAGGTGAGTCAAGCCCCTTGCCTGAACATGCTTCTCAGATTTCACATTCCACATATGTTCATTCATCgttaataaatctatgaaacaTGAAGTTGTCAGGATTGCTTATAAAAACTCGTCAAAAAAGTTTGGATTTCTCGgttgttacaatgctaattggcattgtatttatatcgttggaaagcctgtttatttacctttacaatgatgtccaacttgtaaggattatgcatttgtaggatgagcagcacagctgattatGTGAGTAGCGCCCCAGGTAACATTTGCCATTTAGTTTATTTAGGAGAACCATTTGCaaagggtgaccagacgtcctcttttgccCGGACAAGTActctttttgagacctaaaaattgcgtccggcagggattccaaaatcgtatgggattttgcctcgtcggatatttgtgttgcgcttctctgggtctttcacaaactagtgaTTCTCGGAGGTGACTGCCACACAGTGTCGCTATGTAAACACGACCGTGATCAAAGATGAATTATACTTCATTGAGAAGAGTACCTTTTTTGGTGTGAACAGGTAGAtggtgtaggtgaaattggtaccagcctcacatgggagtaccagactatgtaggtaacttaccctgtgagcaggagccgggtgaatgtgggtgcaattgtgtgtaaattgtgataccgtctttgcgagggccaccaagacacactggtgctgtccttgcaacagcaacaatatgttggtggtctcacccgattggacaggcatcaaccattcaacacaaaggcagatcaattaagttgaacacctagggggcgccacacaaagtgtagcgtcctccacgtggtcaaaataatgataatccacaaatcagtct
Above is a window of Clupea harengus chromosome 14, Ch_v2.0.2, whole genome shotgun sequence DNA encoding:
- the tbpl2 gene encoding TATA box-binding protein-like 2, with the protein product MDDEASMEGYFREAVNDPTDYMFEGDMGLQGPLQLQDPSFLASISGEQDKDLSEDLDLSFLPDELSTQDEPVQNSSQHAALHQQTLNDSGVYTDAPEEATAVAATGQNGQVPPVASPFGSLSMSPMTPMAPMTPLTESSKIIPQLQNIVSTVNLDCRLDLKSIALQARNAEYNPKRFAAVIMRIRDPRTTALIFSSGKMVCTGAKSEEASRLAARKYARVVQKLGFPAKFLDFKIQNMVGSCDVLFPIRLEGLVLTHQQFSSYEPELFPGLIYRMVKPRIVLLIFVSGKVVLTGAKERTEIYEAFEHIYPILKGFRKQ